The proteins below come from a single Dermatophilaceae bacterium Soc4.6 genomic window:
- the hydA gene encoding dihydropyrimidinase — MKTLITGGTVVSSTGSALQDVLVDGETIAAVIAPGSQALGPVTADRTIDATGRYVIPGGIDAHTHMEMPFGGTSASDTFETGTRAAAWGGTTTIVDFVVQAHGQRVQDQVAAWHEKASGSCAVDYAFHQIIGEVDDESLKAMDELIGEGITSFKLFMAYPGVFLSSDGQILQAMQKGAENGGLIMMHAENGSAIDVLVQQALQRGDTAPFFHGTSRPWQMEEEATHRAIMLADVTGAPLYVVHVSAKQALAQIAAARGAGQNVFGETCPQYLYLSLEEQLGARSEQWGDFEGAKWVCSTPLRARAEGHQDELWKYIRTGDVTSVSTDHCPFCMKDQKELGVGDFSRIPNGIGSVEHRMDLLFQGVKDGRISLERWVDVCCTTPARMFGLYGRKGVITAGADADIVVYDPHGHTSIGIGPGRSHHMSMDYSAWEGWEVDGHVDLVMSRGEVIVDGSGYVGSKTHGRFVPRSLSQNLI; from the coding sequence GTGAAGACGCTCATCACCGGCGGCACCGTCGTCTCCTCCACCGGCTCCGCCCTGCAGGACGTGCTCGTCGACGGCGAGACCATCGCCGCTGTCATCGCCCCCGGGTCGCAGGCGCTGGGCCCGGTCACCGCCGACCGCACCATCGACGCCACCGGCAGGTACGTCATCCCCGGCGGGATCGACGCCCACACCCACATGGAGATGCCCTTCGGTGGCACCTCGGCCAGCGACACCTTCGAGACCGGCACCCGGGCAGCGGCCTGGGGCGGGACGACGACGATCGTCGACTTCGTGGTCCAGGCGCACGGGCAGCGGGTGCAGGACCAGGTCGCGGCCTGGCACGAGAAGGCCTCGGGCAGCTGCGCGGTCGACTACGCCTTCCACCAGATCATCGGCGAGGTCGACGACGAGTCGCTCAAGGCGATGGACGAGCTGATCGGGGAGGGCATCACCAGCTTCAAGCTCTTCATGGCCTATCCCGGGGTCTTCCTGTCCAGCGACGGGCAGATCCTCCAGGCCATGCAGAAGGGCGCCGAGAACGGCGGCCTGATTATGATGCACGCCGAGAACGGCTCGGCCATCGACGTGCTCGTGCAGCAGGCCCTCCAGCGGGGCGACACCGCGCCGTTCTTCCACGGGACCAGCAGGCCCTGGCAGATGGAGGAGGAGGCCACCCATCGGGCGATCATGCTGGCCGACGTGACCGGCGCCCCCCTCTACGTCGTGCACGTCTCGGCCAAGCAGGCCCTGGCCCAGATCGCCGCGGCCCGAGGCGCCGGGCAGAACGTCTTCGGCGAGACCTGCCCGCAGTACCTCTACCTCTCGCTGGAGGAGCAGCTCGGGGCCCGCAGTGAGCAGTGGGGTGACTTCGAGGGCGCCAAGTGGGTCTGCTCGACCCCTCTGCGCGCCCGGGCCGAGGGCCACCAGGACGAGCTGTGGAAGTACATCCGCACCGGCGACGTGACGTCGGTGTCGACCGACCACTGCCCCTTCTGCATGAAGGACCAGAAGGAGCTGGGCGTGGGCGACTTCTCGAGGATCCCCAACGGGATCGGGTCGGTCGAGCACCGGATGGACCTGCTCTTCCAGGGAGTCAAGGACGGCCGGATCAGCCTCGAGCGCTGGGTCGACGTCTGCTGCACGACCCCCGCGCGCATGTTCGGCCTCTACGGCCGCAAGGGGGTCATCACCGCGGGTGCCGACGCCGACATCGTGGTCTACGACCCGCACGGCCACACCTCGATCGGTATCGGGCCCGGCCGCAGCCACCACATGAGCATGGACTACTCGGCGTGGGAGGGCTGGGAGGTCGACGGCCACGTCGACCTCGTCATGTCGCGTGGTGAGGTGATCGTCGACGGCTCCGGCTACGTCGGGTCGAAGACGCACGGCCGGTTCGTGCCCCGCAGCCTCTCGCAGAACCTGATCTGA
- a CDS encoding TIGR03842 family LLM class F420-dependent oxidoreductase — MDFGVVLQNDPPAWRVVDLAQRAETYGFTHVWTFDSHLLWQEPYVVYSQILSSTHRVTVGPMVTNPATRDWTVTASLFATLNDMFGNRTVCGIGRGDSAVRVINGAPVTLADLRAAVGVIRGLANGESVDHKGSTLRFPWSHGSRLPVWVAAYGPKALALTGEVADGFILQLADPSIVKWSIAAVREAAERVGRDPASVTICVAAPAYVTDGTPGGLAHGRDQCRWFGGMVGNHVADIVARYGADGAAVPQALSDYIAGRQGYDYNQHGKAGGAHTDFVPDEVIDRFCLIGPVDQQVARLEELKAMGVDQFALYLQHDAKDATLASYGERVIPAVNTRGAATS, encoded by the coding sequence GTGGACTTCGGTGTCGTCCTGCAGAACGACCCTCCCGCGTGGCGGGTGGTCGACCTCGCCCAGCGGGCCGAGACCTACGGCTTCACCCACGTGTGGACCTTCGACTCGCACCTGCTGTGGCAGGAGCCCTACGTCGTCTACAGCCAGATCCTCTCGTCCACCCACCGGGTGACGGTGGGGCCGATGGTCACCAACCCCGCGACCCGCGACTGGACCGTCACGGCGTCGCTCTTCGCCACGCTCAACGACATGTTCGGCAACCGCACGGTCTGCGGGATCGGTCGCGGTGACTCGGCGGTCCGCGTGATCAACGGCGCCCCCGTCACGCTGGCCGACCTGCGGGCGGCGGTGGGGGTGATCCGCGGCCTGGCCAACGGCGAGAGCGTCGACCACAAGGGCAGCACCCTGCGGTTCCCGTGGAGCCACGGGTCGCGGCTGCCGGTGTGGGTCGCGGCCTACGGGCCCAAGGCGCTGGCCCTCACCGGCGAGGTCGCCGACGGCTTCATCCTGCAGCTCGCGGACCCCTCGATCGTGAAGTGGTCGATCGCCGCGGTGCGTGAGGCGGCAGAACGGGTGGGGCGTGACCCGGCGAGCGTCACCATCTGCGTCGCGGCGCCGGCCTACGTCACCGACGGCACGCCGGGCGGGCTCGCCCACGGGCGCGACCAGTGCCGCTGGTTCGGGGGAATGGTCGGCAACCACGTCGCCGACATCGTCGCCCGCTACGGCGCCGACGGGGCGGCGGTCCCGCAGGCCCTGAGCGACTACATCGCCGGCCGTCAGGGCTACGACTACAACCAGCACGGCAAGGCCGGCGGTGCGCACACCGACTTCGTGCCCGACGAGGTCATCGACCGCTTCTGCCTGATCGGGCCGGTCGACCAGCAGGTCGCCCGGCTCGAGGAGCTGAAGGCCATGGGGGTCGACCAGTTCGCGCTCTACCTGCAGCACGACGCCAAGGACGCCACGCTCGCGTCCTACGGCGAGCGGGTCATCCCGGCGGTCAACACCCGCGGGGCCGCCACCTCGTGA
- a CDS encoding Fic family protein yields MTGLEWPATTGVELPWQPHEGSDQVSRRTRRATPHSIVVAEVPPISDASLLLDGDLVADLDDATRQLSVFDSGGAGEIAPFAAVLLRSESTASSQIENLTSSARALAEAEIGEGERTNAAVILANVRTMQAALALAGHLDQDAILGMHRALMAHQRLHAPGEWRRQQVWVGGSSRHPAGAEHVPPLAAQVPALMADLVAFMDRDDLPPLALAALAHAQFETIHPFTDGNGRTGRALLHSVLLHTGVVRRVTVPISAGLLVRKDDYFRALTSYRAGDAEPILRCVAEAARTGTEHGARLVAALRDVRAVWAGQVRSRAGSAPWAALDLLLRQPVVTASVVVRELHVSPPTAQGALRRLVADGVLVESTGHHRNRVYRAPAVLEALDDYAAGLGRRSR; encoded by the coding sequence ATGACAGGTCTGGAGTGGCCGGCGACCACGGGCGTCGAGCTGCCGTGGCAACCGCACGAAGGGTCCGACCAGGTCTCCCGACGGACTCGTCGCGCGACGCCCCACAGCATCGTCGTCGCCGAGGTCCCTCCCATCAGCGACGCCTCGCTCCTTCTCGACGGAGACCTCGTCGCCGACCTCGACGACGCGACCCGCCAGTTGAGTGTCTTCGACTCCGGCGGTGCGGGAGAGATCGCGCCGTTTGCTGCCGTCCTGCTGCGATCGGAGAGCACTGCCAGCTCGCAGATCGAGAACCTGACCTCGTCGGCCCGAGCCCTCGCCGAGGCGGAGATCGGCGAGGGCGAGCGCACCAACGCCGCGGTGATCCTGGCGAACGTCCGCACCATGCAGGCAGCGCTCGCACTCGCGGGACACCTCGACCAGGACGCGATCCTGGGAATGCACCGGGCGCTGATGGCGCACCAGCGCCTTCATGCTCCGGGGGAGTGGCGCCGTCAGCAGGTGTGGGTCGGCGGGTCGTCGCGGCATCCGGCTGGCGCCGAGCACGTACCCCCTCTGGCCGCGCAGGTGCCCGCCCTCATGGCCGACCTCGTCGCCTTCATGGATCGCGACGACCTCCCACCACTGGCCCTGGCCGCGCTGGCTCACGCGCAGTTCGAGACCATCCACCCGTTCACGGACGGAAACGGTCGCACGGGCCGCGCCCTGCTGCACTCGGTGCTGCTCCACACCGGCGTCGTGCGCCGTGTGACGGTGCCGATCTCGGCCGGACTACTGGTGCGGAAGGACGACTACTTCCGCGCCCTCACGTCCTACCGCGCCGGAGATGCCGAGCCCATCCTGCGATGCGTCGCCGAGGCCGCACGCACGGGCACCGAGCACGGGGCCCGACTGGTCGCCGCCCTTCGCGACGTGCGAGCAGTGTGGGCCGGGCAGGTGCGCTCGCGGGCGGGTTCGGCACCCTGGGCGGCTCTTGACCTGCTGCTGCGCCAGCCGGTCGTCACGGCCAGCGTCGTGGTCCGCGAGCTGCACGTGTCGCCGCCGACGGCCCAGGGCGCGCTGCGGCGGCTGGTGGCCGATGGCGTGCTCGTCGAGTCGACGGGGCACCACCGCAACCGGGTCTACCGGGCGCCGGCGGTGCTCGAGGCGCTCGACGACTACGCGGCGGGCCTGGGACGTCGCTCACGCTGA
- a CDS encoding NosD domain-containing protein: MRPQLSPLRAGALAVTALLALCSAPVASASGTSHPTADTSSASAWSGAVPLRTVPVATSPGLVQALQGALAGDRIVLAAGTYSGPFSITASGTSAHPIVVEPAAGAAVTLRASLPTRACAAAGPDEERTLEFHHGASYWTVRGLTIAGGVLVSGEHPDVSNGWLAGLVASHNWQDRRKLPGSSVNDPSQVGLQVPYVDALTSGSLTTSDAIKLVSDVVTGKGIFARLARYGVIRNTVVKDVTCGSGPGIWLANLSSAWTIAGNDVSTVAHSDASHYMQEGIRMSSASNYNTVIHNTVHDLPDQGRGITTDVDASFNTISFNTIRAVAIGISDEQSGWGNTWDHNHVVGARQSGYSFRMEDIGLVGPSRDTSTYSDVVSCNTATATPVGIEAGSMAGSTFTSNAVGTVSIGRAMRAYWASSGDTWNGSSALPPAVSSPATGSGC, translated from the coding sequence GTGCGTCCCCAGCTCTCTCCCCTGCGCGCCGGCGCGCTGGCCGTCACGGCCTTGTTGGCCCTCTGCTCCGCTCCCGTCGCCTCGGCGTCGGGCACCTCTCACCCCACTGCGGACACCTCGTCCGCCAGCGCCTGGTCTGGTGCGGTCCCGCTGCGCACCGTGCCGGTCGCCACCTCGCCGGGGCTGGTCCAGGCACTCCAGGGCGCGCTGGCCGGGGACCGGATCGTCCTGGCGGCCGGCACCTACAGCGGCCCGTTCTCGATCACGGCGTCGGGCACCTCGGCCCACCCCATCGTGGTCGAGCCGGCTGCGGGCGCCGCCGTCACCCTGCGGGCGTCCCTGCCCACCCGCGCCTGTGCCGCAGCCGGGCCGGACGAGGAGCGGACGCTGGAGTTCCACCACGGTGCGTCCTACTGGACCGTGCGCGGCCTCACCATCGCCGGAGGGGTGCTGGTCAGCGGCGAGCACCCCGACGTCTCGAACGGCTGGCTCGCCGGGCTGGTCGCCAGCCACAACTGGCAGGATCGTCGGAAGCTGCCGGGCTCGTCGGTGAACGACCCGTCCCAAGTAGGCCTGCAGGTGCCTTACGTGGACGCTCTGACGTCGGGCTCACTGACCACCTCCGACGCCATCAAGCTCGTCTCGGACGTCGTGACCGGCAAAGGCATCTTCGCCCGGCTGGCGCGCTACGGGGTGATCCGCAACACCGTGGTCAAGGACGTCACCTGCGGTAGCGGCCCGGGCATCTGGCTGGCCAACTTGAGCTCGGCGTGGACGATCGCCGGCAACGACGTGTCGACGGTGGCCCACTCGGATGCGTCGCACTACATGCAGGAGGGCATCCGCATGTCGTCCGCGTCCAACTACAACACCGTCATCCACAACACCGTGCACGACCTCCCGGACCAGGGCCGGGGGATCACCACCGACGTGGACGCCTCGTTCAACACCATCAGCTTCAACACCATCCGCGCCGTCGCCATCGGCATCAGCGACGAGCAGAGCGGATGGGGCAACACCTGGGACCACAACCACGTCGTCGGTGCCCGACAGAGCGGCTACAGCTTCCGGATGGAGGACATCGGGCTCGTCGGTCCCTCGCGGGACACCTCGACCTACTCCGACGTCGTCAGCTGCAACACGGCGACCGCCACGCCGGTCGGCATCGAGGCCGGCTCGATGGCCGGCTCCACCTTCACCTCGAACGCGGTCGGGACGGTCTCCATCGGCCGCGCGATGCGGGCCTACTGGGCCTCGTCCGGCGACACGTGGAACGGCTCGAGCGCCCTACCCCCAGCGGTGTCGTCGCCCGCGACCGGCAGCGGCTGCTAG
- a CDS encoding EAL domain-containing protein, producing the protein MSSCIGCTCIRPDALRTEGSLLLATRVGHTLTALHAIVREHGAQANERTPGLLEITTEDVAGILLAAQRSLSGVEAAEVRAVQLDGQAGDELLALAMAAPTLQQLGARAHSADLIPLFADELNAFRAVYQPIVSLHDVDPAGSATVIGHEALLRATGPEGPIMPLELFGAAERAGWLHVLDRIGRTTALRGAKGWLGDDLLFVNFLPTTIYRPEVCLRTTEVAAERAGLRVEQLVFEVTESERITDLEHLADVFAHYKDRGCQVALDDLGAGYSSLNMLIRLQPDIVKLDKDIVQRLPDVVSVAVVSAVVDITHAYGGKVLAECVETQAQADCARELGVDLGQGWFFGRPVEREDPASPPVPRTAVLPAVVTDVGAFAGNDPAVALTFS; encoded by the coding sequence ATGTCCAGTTGTATCGGGTGCACCTGCATCCGGCCCGACGCACTCCGCACGGAGGGGTCGCTGCTCCTCGCGACGCGCGTCGGCCACACCCTGACGGCGCTGCACGCGATCGTGCGTGAGCACGGCGCACAGGCCAACGAGCGCACTCCGGGCCTGCTGGAGATCACCACCGAGGACGTCGCGGGGATCCTTCTCGCCGCGCAGCGCAGCCTGTCCGGCGTCGAGGCCGCCGAGGTGCGTGCGGTCCAGCTCGACGGCCAGGCCGGCGACGAGCTGCTGGCCCTGGCCATGGCGGCACCGACGCTGCAGCAGCTGGGGGCCCGAGCGCACTCGGCCGACCTCATCCCGTTGTTCGCCGACGAGCTCAACGCCTTCCGCGCCGTCTACCAGCCCATCGTGTCGTTGCACGACGTCGACCCAGCGGGCAGCGCCACGGTGATCGGTCATGAGGCGTTGCTGCGGGCGACCGGTCCTGAGGGACCGATCATGCCCCTCGAGCTCTTCGGCGCCGCGGAACGAGCCGGCTGGCTCCATGTCCTCGACCGTATCGGCCGCACCACCGCCCTGCGGGGTGCGAAGGGCTGGCTGGGCGACGACCTGCTCTTCGTCAACTTCCTGCCGACCACCATCTACCGCCCCGAGGTGTGCCTGCGCACCACCGAGGTCGCTGCCGAGCGCGCCGGGCTGCGCGTCGAGCAGCTCGTCTTCGAGGTCACCGAGAGCGAGCGGATCACCGACCTCGAGCACCTGGCCGACGTCTTCGCGCACTACAAGGACCGCGGCTGCCAGGTGGCACTGGATGACCTGGGGGCCGGGTACTCCTCGCTCAACATGCTGATCCGTCTGCAGCCGGACATCGTCAAGCTCGACAAGGACATCGTCCAGCGTCTGCCCGACGTCGTCAGCGTCGCCGTCGTCTCTGCCGTCGTCGACATCACCCATGCCTACGGGGGGAAGGTCCTGGCCGAGTGCGTCGAGACCCAGGCCCAGGCCGACTGCGCGCGCGAGCTCGGGGTCGATCTCGGCCAGGGCTGGTTCTTCGGGCGCCCGGTCGAGCGCGAAGACCCCGCGTCTCCCCCGGTGCCGCGGACTGCCGTCCTCCCTGCCGTCGTCACCGACGTAGGGGCCTTCGCCGGCAACGACCCAGCTGTCGCTCTGACCTTCTCCTAG